A section of the Pseudomonas lini genome encodes:
- the mutS gene encoding DNA mismatch repair protein MutS, with the protein MSDLSSHTPMMQQYWRLKNQHPDQLMFYRMGDFYEIFYEDAKKAAKLLDITLTARGQSAGQAIPMCGIPYHAAEGYLAKLVKLGESVVICEQVGDPATSKGPVDRQVVRIITPGTVSDEALLDERRDNLIAAVLGDERLFGLAVLDITSGNFTVLEIKGWENLLAELERVNPVELMIPDDWPKDLPAEKRRGVRRRAPWDFERDSALKSLCQQFSTQDLKGFGCENLTLAIGAAGCLLSYAKETQRTALPHLRSLRHERLDDTVVLDGASRRNLELDTNLAGGRDNTLQSVVDRCQTAMGSRLLTRWLNRPLRDLTVLLARQTSITCLLDGYRFEKLQPQLKEIGDIERILARIGLRNARPRDLARLRDALGALPELQVAMAELEAPHIIQLATTTSTYPELAALLEKAIIDNPPAVIRDGGVLKTGYDAELDDLQSLSENAGQFLIDLEAREKARTGLSHLKVGYNRIHGYFIELPSKQAESAPADYIRRQTLKGAERFITPELKAFEDKALSAKSRALAREKMLYEALLEDLIAQLPPLQDTAAALAELDVLSNLAERALNLDLNCPRFVSEPCMRITQGRHPVVEQVLTTPFVANDLSLDDSTRMLVITGPNMGGKSTYMRQTALIVLLAHIGSFVPAASCELSLVDRIFTRIGSSDDLAGGRSTFMVEMSETANILHNATERSLVLMDEVGRGTSTFDGLSLAWAAAERLAQLRAYTLFATHYFELTVLPEAQPLVANVHLNATEHNERIVFLHHVLPGPASQSYGLAVAQLAGVPSEVIVRAREHLSRLESTALPHEVPKPTKGKPAAPQQSDMFASLPHPVLDELAKLDLDDMTPRRALEMLYTLKTRI; encoded by the coding sequence ATTTCAGATTTATCCAGCCACACGCCAATGATGCAGCAGTACTGGCGCCTGAAGAACCAGCACCCTGACCAGCTGATGTTCTATCGCATGGGCGACTTCTACGAGATCTTCTATGAAGACGCGAAGAAGGCCGCCAAGTTGCTGGACATCACCCTGACGGCTCGTGGGCAATCGGCGGGTCAGGCGATTCCGATGTGTGGGATTCCTTACCACGCCGCGGAAGGTTACCTGGCGAAACTGGTGAAGCTCGGCGAGTCGGTGGTGATTTGTGAGCAGGTCGGCGACCCGGCCACCAGCAAAGGCCCGGTGGATCGTCAGGTGGTGCGGATCATCACCCCCGGCACGGTCAGCGATGAAGCGCTGCTGGATGAGCGTCGGGACAACCTGATCGCGGCGGTGCTGGGTGACGAGCGTCTGTTCGGTCTGGCGGTGCTGGACATCACCAGCGGCAACTTCACTGTGCTGGAGATCAAAGGCTGGGAAAACCTGCTGGCGGAACTGGAGCGGGTCAATCCGGTAGAGCTGATGATCCCGGACGACTGGCCGAAAGACCTGCCGGCGGAAAAGCGCCGTGGGGTTCGTCGCCGTGCGCCGTGGGATTTCGAGCGCGACTCGGCGTTGAAAAGTCTTTGCCAGCAGTTTTCCACCCAGGACCTGAAAGGTTTCGGCTGCGAGAACCTGACCCTGGCGATCGGCGCTGCTGGCTGCCTGCTCAGCTACGCCAAGGAAACCCAGCGCACCGCCCTGCCGCACTTGCGCAGCCTGCGTCATGAACGCCTGGACGACACTGTGGTGCTGGACGGCGCGAGCCGTCGCAACCTGGAACTGGACACCAACCTGGCCGGCGGTCGCGACAACACCTTGCAATCGGTGGTCGATCGCTGCCAGACCGCCATGGGCAGCCGCTTGCTGACTCGCTGGCTGAACCGTCCGCTGCGGGATTTGACCGTACTGCTGGCGCGCCAGACTTCGATTACCTGCCTGCTCGATGGTTACCGCTTCGAGAAACTGCAACCGCAGCTCAAGGAAATCGGTGACATCGAGCGGATTCTGGCGCGGATCGGCCTGCGCAATGCCCGTCCTCGTGACTTGGCGCGTCTGCGCGATGCCCTCGGTGCACTGCCAGAGTTGCAGGTAGCGATGGCCGAGCTTGAGGCTCCGCACATCATTCAACTGGCGACGACCACCAGCACCTATCCGGAACTGGCGGCGCTGCTGGAAAAAGCCATTATCGACAACCCGCCCGCCGTCATCCGTGACGGTGGCGTGTTGAAAACCGGTTACGACGCCGAGTTGGACGATCTGCAATCGCTCAGCGAAAACGCCGGGCAGTTCCTGATCGATCTCGAAGCGCGTGAAAAGGCCCGCACCGGTCTGTCGCACTTGAAGGTCGGCTACAACCGGATTCACGGTTACTTCATCGAGTTGCCGAGCAAGCAGGCTGAATCGGCGCCTGCGGACTATATTCGCCGGCAGACCCTCAAAGGTGCCGAGCGCTTCATCACGCCAGAACTGAAGGCGTTCGAAGACAAGGCACTGTCAGCCAAGAGCCGCGCCCTGGCTCGCGAGAAAATGCTCTACGAAGCGCTGCTCGAAGACTTGATCGCCCAATTGCCGCCCTTGCAAGACACGGCCGCCGCACTGGCCGAGCTGGACGTGCTGAGCAACCTCGCCGAGCGCGCACTGAATCTGGACCTGAACTGCCCGCGTTTCGTCAGCGAGCCGTGCATGCGCATCACCCAGGGTCGCCATCCGGTGGTCGAGCAAGTACTCACCACGCCGTTCGTGGCGAACGACCTTAGCCTCGACGACAGCACCCGCATGCTGGTGATCACCGGTCCGAACATGGGCGGTAAATCCACCTACATGCGTCAGACCGCATTGATCGTACTGCTGGCGCATATCGGCAGTTTCGTGCCGGCGGCCAGTTGCGAATTGTCCTTGGTAGACCGAATCTTCACCCGGATCGGTTCCAGCGATGACCTGGCGGGTGGACGATCGACCTTCATGGTCGAAATGAGCGAAACCGCGAACATCCTGCACAACGCCACCGAACGCAGCTTGGTGCTGATGGACGAAGTCGGTCGCGGCACCAGCACCTTCGACGGTCTGTCCCTGGCCTGGGCCGCGGCAGAGCGCTTGGCGCAACTGCGGGCCTACACATTGTTCGCCACACATTATTTCGAGCTGACAGTGCTGCCGGAAGCCCAGCCGCTGGTGGCCAACGTGCACCTCAATGCCACTGAGCACAACGAACGCATCGTGTTCCTGCACCACGTGTTGCCTGGGCCTGCCAGCCAGAGCTATGGCCTGGCGGTTGCGCAGTTGGCTGGTGTGCCGAGCGAAGTAATCGTGCGTGCTCGCGAGCATCTGAGCCGACTGGAATCTACAGCGTTGCCTCATGAAGTTCCAAAGCCAACCAAAGGTAAACCGGCCGCGCCGCAGCAGAGCGACATGTTCGCCAGCCTGCCGCATCCGGTACTGGATGAACTGGCCAAACTTGATCTGGATGACATGACACCGCGTCGTGCACTCGAAATGCTCTATACATTAAAGACACGGATCTAA
- a CDS encoding glycosyltransferase family 2 protein, which produces MDFYPCFLSVVFVVRNQALSIEKILTDAASVIGQIVSDYELIIVDNASDDDSVAVMKRLTGEQGLANLQVYALTQEVDADAASWVGMENALGDFVAVIDPLADDIGFLPEMLDQAVRGADVVFANNEQKPVQSLAYRSAFTLFHGLYNWFNGVHLAKEAPFYRILSKSVINFILQHPQPTVTYRHLPATGGFSRAYLSYSSMPKACPKKRLGESIDRGMRLLVSTTRAPMRLVTTLSLFGAVANLVYCVYVVAVGLLKTDVAPGWISVSLQQSGMFFLISLVLLVLGEYILNMASLSNEGPRYHVGQEFTSARMTRLEKLNIEEVSSKPATVVSDRAS; this is translated from the coding sequence ATGGATTTTTATCCCTGTTTCCTATCCGTGGTTTTCGTCGTGCGCAATCAAGCGCTCTCGATCGAGAAAATCCTCACGGATGCCGCGTCTGTTATCGGCCAGATTGTCAGTGATTATGAGCTGATCATCGTCGACAACGCCTCGGACGACGACAGTGTTGCCGTCATGAAACGTTTGACCGGTGAACAGGGACTGGCCAATCTGCAGGTGTATGCCCTGACTCAGGAAGTAGACGCCGACGCGGCCTCTTGGGTCGGAATGGAGAATGCGCTAGGGGATTTCGTGGCGGTCATCGATCCGTTGGCGGATGACATCGGCTTCTTGCCTGAAATGCTGGATCAGGCGGTCAGAGGTGCCGACGTGGTGTTTGCCAACAATGAGCAGAAACCGGTGCAGAGTCTGGCGTACCGCTCGGCGTTCACGCTGTTTCATGGGCTTTATAACTGGTTCAACGGTGTGCACCTCGCCAAAGAGGCCCCGTTCTACCGCATCCTCAGTAAAAGCGTGATCAATTTCATTCTTCAGCACCCGCAGCCGACGGTCACTTATCGTCATTTGCCGGCTACCGGTGGGTTTTCCCGTGCCTACCTGAGTTACAGCTCGATGCCCAAAGCGTGCCCGAAGAAACGCTTGGGTGAGAGCATCGACCGTGGCATGCGCCTGCTGGTCTCGACCACCCGAGCGCCGATGCGTCTGGTAACAACGCTGTCGCTGTTCGGGGCCGTGGCCAATCTGGTCTATTGCGTTTATGTGGTCGCCGTCGGTCTGTTGAAAACCGATGTGGCACCGGGCTGGATCAGTGTTTCGTTGCAGCAGTCAGGGATGTTTTTCCTTATCTCTCTGGTGCTACTGGTGTTGGGCGAGTACATCCTGAACATGGCCAGCCTGTCAAATGAGGGGCCCAGATACCATGTGGGTCAGGAATTCACCAGTGCGCGCATGACCCGTCTGGAGAAACTGAATATCGAAGAGGTGAGTTCAAAGCCGGCCACGGTCGTCAGTGACAGGGCTTCCTGA
- the surE gene encoding 5'/3'-nucleotidase SurE, with amino-acid sequence MRILISNDDGVTAPGLAALYAALADYTECVVIAPDQDKSGASSSLTLDRPLHPQTLANGFISLNGTPTDCVHLGLNGLLEFEPDMVVSGINLGANLGDDVLYSGTVAAALEGRFLGRPSFAFSFVSRQVENLPTAAYFARKLVEAHADLELPPRTVLNVNIPNLPLEHIRGIQLTRLGHRARAAAPMKVVDPRGKSGYWIAAAGDAEDGGPGTDFHAVMQGYVSITPLQLDRTFNDAFRSLDGWLEGLR; translated from the coding sequence ATGCGTATTCTGATTTCTAACGACGATGGGGTAACCGCACCCGGTCTCGCCGCGCTTTATGCTGCGCTGGCGGATTACACCGAATGCGTGGTTATCGCCCCGGACCAGGACAAAAGTGGCGCCAGCAGCTCGCTGACGCTCGACCGTCCGTTGCACCCGCAAACCCTGGCCAACGGCTTTATCAGCCTCAACGGCACACCCACCGACTGCGTGCACCTGGGCCTTAACGGCTTGCTGGAATTTGAGCCGGACATGGTGGTTTCCGGTATCAACCTGGGGGCCAACCTGGGGGATGACGTGCTGTATTCCGGCACCGTAGCGGCGGCCCTCGAGGGACGTTTCCTTGGGCGTCCTTCGTTTGCCTTTTCGTTCGTCTCACGGCAAGTAGAGAACCTTCCCACAGCCGCTTATTTTGCGCGCAAACTGGTAGAGGCTCACGCGGACCTTGAACTGCCACCGCGCACGGTACTGAACGTGAACATTCCCAACTTGCCGCTGGAGCACATCCGCGGTATCCAGCTGACTCGCCTTGGCCATCGCGCCCGCGCCGCGGCACCGATGAAAGTGGTCGACCCGCGTGGTAAATCCGGTTACTGGATCGCCGCGGCGGGTGACGCTGAAGATGGCGGCCCGGGCACCGATTTCCACGCGGTGATGCAAGGCTACGTTTCAATCACGCCACTGCAACTGGATCGCACCTTTAATGATGCCTTCAGAAGTCTCGATGGCTGGCTGGAGGGGCTGCGTTAA
- a CDS encoding peptidoglycan DD-metalloendopeptidase family protein, whose product MSLTVIAQRMGITSFQRLVTGLVLSTLLVGCSSTKSGSANVVDRNNAVAQRPAVTTGQYVVRPKDTLFSIAFRYGWDYKALAARNNIPTPYTIHPGQTIRFDGRSGSAPTAVVSSSSSSPSSSSKTTVIRRQANGATTSTTVLAPSVANKPAPAPLPPAGPAPTGWGWPSNGILIGKFSSNGSLNKGIDIAGDLGQPVLAASDGTVVYAGSGLRGYGELVIIKHSDTYVSAYGHNRRLLVREGQQVKVGQTIAEMGSTGTDRVKLHFEIRRQGKPVDPLQFLPRR is encoded by the coding sequence GTGAGTCTCACAGTCATTGCGCAGCGAATGGGTATAACGAGCTTTCAGCGTCTGGTGACTGGCCTTGTCTTGAGTACCTTGCTGGTCGGATGTTCCAGCACCAAATCAGGTAGTGCGAACGTCGTCGATCGTAACAACGCGGTCGCCCAGCGTCCGGCCGTGACCACCGGCCAGTACGTTGTCCGACCCAAGGACACCTTGTTCTCCATCGCCTTTCGCTATGGTTGGGACTACAAAGCCCTCGCGGCTCGGAACAACATTCCTACGCCTTACACGATCCATCCGGGTCAGACAATTCGCTTCGACGGTCGTAGCGGTTCAGCGCCGACGGCGGTGGTGAGTTCGTCCAGTTCCTCACCTTCGTCGTCGAGTAAAACCACCGTCATTCGGCGCCAGGCAAATGGCGCGACGACCAGTACAACAGTGCTTGCACCGTCCGTCGCCAACAAGCCGGCACCCGCTCCATTGCCTCCTGCCGGTCCGGCCCCGACGGGCTGGGGGTGGCCTTCTAATGGCATTCTGATCGGTAAATTCTCTTCAAACGGTAGTTTGAATAAAGGAATTGATATCGCCGGAGATTTGGGACAGCCTGTTTTAGCTGCGTCTGATGGGACGGTGGTATACGCCGGGAGTGGCTTAAGGGGCTACGGCGAATTAGTCATCATCAAACACAGCGATACCTACGTCAGTGCCTACGGACATAACCGCAGGCTGTTGGTTCGGGAGGGGCAGCAGGTCAAAGTCGGACAGACAATTGCCGAAATGGGGTCAACGGGTACAGACCGGGTGAAACTGCATTTTGAGATTCGCCGACAAGGTAAGCCTGTAGATCCGCTGCAATTCCTGCCACGTCGTTGA
- the fdxA gene encoding ferredoxin FdxA: MTFVVTDNCIKCKYTDCVEVCPVDCFYEGPNFLVIHPDECIDCALCEPECPAVAIFSEDEVPEDMQEFIQLNVELAEIWPNITEKKESLPDAEEWDGVKGKIKDLER, from the coding sequence ATGACCTTCGTCGTCACCGACAACTGCATCAAGTGCAAGTACACCGACTGCGTAGAAGTCTGTCCGGTGGACTGCTTTTACGAAGGCCCGAACTTCCTGGTGATTCACCCGGATGAGTGCATCGACTGCGCACTGTGCGAACCCGAATGCCCTGCCGTGGCCATCTTCTCCGAAGATGAAGTTCCGGAAGATATGCAGGAATTCATTCAGCTGAACGTTGAGTTGGCTGAAATCTGGCCGAACATTACCGAGAAGAAAGAATCGTTGCCTGATGCCGAAGAGTGGGATGGCGTCAAAGGCAAGATCAAAGACCTCGAACGCTGA
- the rpoS gene encoding RNA polymerase sigma factor RpoS → MALSKEVPEFDIDDEVLLMETGIATDSMSNDEGDAPPSVRAKSKHSASLKQHKYIDYTRALDATQLYLNEIGFSPLLSPEEEVHFARLSQSGDPAGRKRMIESNLRLVVKIARRYVNRGLSLLDLIEEGNLGLIRAVEKFDPERGFRFSTYATWWIRQTIERAIMNQTRTIRLPIHVVKELNVYLRAARELTQKLDHEPSPEEIANLLEKPVGEVKRMLGLNERVSSVDVSLGPDSDKTLLDTLTDDRPTDPCELLQDDDLSQSIDQWLSELTDKQREVVVRRFGLRGHESSTLEDVGLEIGLTRERVRQIQVEGLKRLREILEKNGLSSESLFQ, encoded by the coding sequence ATGGCTCTCAGTAAAGAAGTGCCGGAGTTTGACATCGACGATGAGGTTCTCCTGATGGAGACCGGCATCGCCACGGATTCGATGTCGAATGATGAAGGGGATGCACCACCTTCCGTTCGTGCCAAATCCAAACACTCCGCTTCGCTTAAGCAACACAAGTACATCGACTACACACGGGCACTCGATGCCACGCAGCTGTACCTCAACGAAATCGGCTTTTCCCCATTGCTCTCCCCGGAAGAAGAAGTTCATTTTGCGCGCTTGTCGCAAAGTGGCGATCCGGCCGGACGCAAGCGCATGATTGAAAGCAACCTGCGGCTGGTGGTGAAAATCGCCCGACGTTACGTCAATCGTGGGCTGTCGCTGCTGGACCTGATCGAAGAGGGCAACCTCGGCCTGATCCGGGCAGTAGAAAAGTTCGATCCCGAACGTGGATTCCGCTTTTCGACCTACGCCACCTGGTGGATTCGTCAGACCATCGAGCGCGCGATCATGAATCAGACCCGGACCATCCGGTTGCCGATCCATGTGGTCAAAGAGCTCAACGTGTACTTGCGGGCTGCACGAGAGCTGACTCAAAAGCTCGATCACGAACCCTCACCCGAAGAAATCGCCAACCTGCTGGAGAAACCGGTAGGCGAGGTCAAGCGCATGCTCGGCCTGAACGAGCGGGTTTCTTCGGTCGACGTCTCGCTGGGTCCTGATTCGGATAAAACCCTGCTGGACACTCTTACCGACGACCGCCCGACCGATCCATGCGAACTGTTGCAGGACGACGACCTGTCACAGAGCATCGATCAGTGGCTCTCGGAGCTGACCGACAAGCAACGCGAGGTGGTCGTACGCCGCTTCGGCTTGCGAGGTCACGAGAGCAGCACACTTGAAGATGTAGGCCTGGAAATCGGCTTGACCCGGGAGCGGGTCAGGCAAATCCAGGTTGAAGGCCTCAAGCGTCTTCGGGAGATTCTCGAGAAAAATGGCCTGTCGAGCGAGTCGCTGTTCCAATAA
- a CDS encoding multidrug transporter → MKWMILILGILSNASASVLIKIAMTPPRRFPSPADPMSALNNWPFWLGLGLYGTAFLLYAAALARLPLNVAHPVLTAGAVAAVALSSVLVFREPFHWTTGAGILLVISGVALITARVA, encoded by the coding sequence ATGAAGTGGATGATTCTGATCCTGGGCATCTTGTCCAACGCCTCAGCCAGTGTGCTGATCAAGATTGCCATGACACCGCCTCGTCGGTTTCCGTCGCCTGCCGACCCGATGAGTGCGTTGAACAACTGGCCGTTCTGGCTGGGACTGGGTCTTTATGGCACAGCGTTCCTGCTCTATGCCGCGGCACTCGCTCGTCTGCCACTGAACGTTGCACACCCTGTGTTGACGGCGGGCGCTGTGGCGGCCGTCGCTCTGTCCTCCGTCCTTGTTTTTCGTGAACCCTTCCACTGGACGACAGGGGCGGGGATTTTATTGGTAATTTCCGGCGTAGCGCTGATTACGGCGCGCGTGGCCTGA
- a CDS encoding sugar phosphate isomerase/epimerase family protein, whose amino-acid sequence MRLAISNIAWDVAEDQAVAELLQRYGVDAIDIAPGKYFPVPADASAQDIARVKSWWAERGIEITGMQSLLFGTTGLNVFGSDESQTALLRHLSAICRIAGELGATRLVFGSPKNRDRTGLNDQQALDAAVRFFRKLGDVAQDNGVFICLEPNPVCYGANFMTTSPETAHVVRQVAHPAIRMQFDTGALAINDENPLTLLEDSAELIGHVHASEPNLVPLGDGGTEHGSMSAAVQRYLPEHVVSIEMVATANEPHIVSIERALAKAIQFYGVQDEGIVQ is encoded by the coding sequence ATGAGGCTGGCTATTTCCAACATCGCCTGGGACGTCGCTGAAGATCAAGCGGTGGCCGAATTGCTGCAACGCTATGGCGTCGATGCCATCGATATTGCGCCAGGCAAATACTTTCCCGTACCAGCAGATGCTAGCGCCCAAGACATCGCACGGGTCAAAAGCTGGTGGGCTGAGCGTGGGATCGAAATCACCGGCATGCAGTCATTGCTGTTCGGCACCACCGGACTGAACGTGTTTGGCTCCGATGAAAGTCAGACCGCGCTGTTGCGACACCTGAGCGCAATCTGCCGGATTGCCGGGGAACTGGGGGCCACGCGGCTGGTATTCGGTTCGCCGAAAAATCGCGATCGAACCGGCCTGAATGATCAGCAGGCTCTGGACGCAGCAGTGAGGTTTTTCCGGAAGTTGGGCGATGTCGCCCAAGACAATGGTGTCTTCATTTGCCTGGAACCGAACCCGGTCTGCTACGGCGCGAACTTCATGACCACCAGTCCTGAAACTGCGCATGTGGTGCGCCAGGTTGCTCATCCCGCCATCCGAATGCAATTCGATACCGGTGCGCTGGCCATCAACGATGAAAACCCTCTGACGCTGTTGGAAGATAGTGCCGAGCTGATCGGCCATGTGCATGCCAGTGAACCGAACCTGGTGCCGTTGGGTGACGGTGGCACCGAACACGGGAGTATGAGCGCTGCCGTGCAGCGCTATCTGCCGGAGCATGTGGTGTCCATCGAAATGGTCGCCACGGCCAACGAGCCGCATATCGTCTCGATTGAACGTGCGTTGGCCAAAGCCATTCAGTTCTACGGCGTTCAAGATGAGGGGATTGTTCAATGA
- a CDS encoding pyridine nucleotide transhydrogenase, with translation MNNALIGFSGFVGGTLLKQAQFESLYRSTNIADIEGQSFDTVVCAGAPAQKWIANREPEADRLKIEGLIAHLKTLTCRRFILISTVDVFKKAVDVDEDTPVDEAGLHAYGLHRRLLEKFVEAHFPEHLIVRLPGLVGPGLRKNVIFDFLNDNNLQAIDSRGVFQFYPMVNLWYDIQLALHAGLKLVHLTAAPISVADVSLGGFGQTFNTTLGNPIGFYDMQTRHASVFGASGRYQYSARETLQAVRAYAQSEPCAVVNP, from the coding sequence ATGAACAATGCATTGATAGGTTTCTCGGGTTTTGTGGGAGGGACGCTACTCAAGCAAGCGCAGTTCGAGTCGCTTTATCGTTCGACCAACATCGCCGATATTGAAGGGCAATCGTTCGATACGGTGGTATGTGCTGGTGCGCCTGCGCAGAAGTGGATCGCCAACCGTGAACCTGAAGCCGATCGATTGAAAATCGAAGGTTTGATCGCCCACCTGAAGACACTCACTTGTCGCCGGTTCATCCTCATCAGCACAGTCGATGTGTTCAAGAAAGCGGTGGACGTCGATGAAGACACGCCTGTGGATGAGGCTGGGTTGCACGCTTATGGTTTGCACCGTCGTTTGCTGGAGAAGTTCGTCGAGGCGCATTTCCCCGAGCACTTGATCGTTCGCCTTCCAGGGCTGGTAGGCCCGGGCCTGCGCAAGAACGTGATCTTCGACTTCCTGAATGACAACAATCTGCAGGCGATCGATAGCCGTGGCGTGTTTCAGTTCTATCCGATGGTCAATCTCTGGTATGACATCCAATTGGCACTGCACGCCGGACTGAAGCTGGTGCACCTCACCGCAGCGCCGATCAGCGTGGCGGATGTTTCGCTGGGCGGGTTCGGTCAGACGTTCAACACCACATTGGGTAACCCGATCGGGTTCTACGACATGCAAACGCGCCATGCGTCGGTATTTGGGGCATCCGGTCGCTATCAGTACAGCGCCCGTGAAACCCTGCAGGCGGTCAGGGCCTATGCGCAATCCGAGCCATGTGCGGTCGTGAATCCATGA
- a CDS encoding NAD(P)/FAD-dependent oxidoreductase, producing the protein MQNRHPDQDVVVIGGGFYGAVIAVYLARQRGLKRVVLVEREPQLMTRASYNNQARVHNGFHYPRSFTTAYRSRVNLPRFVRDWPEAVKTDLTKLYAIARRNSKCTARQFERFCRNIGAEIQVADPGLRALFDPRLIEEVFLVEEHAFDSTKLAAWAERELSESGVQIRYQTRVTAISRSADAALNVTVQRRDGILEQLSSRYVFNCSYSGLNQLTGDFPGVSTGLKQEITEMALMQMPPALDDLGVTVMDGPFFSMMPFPARGLHTLSHVRYTPHLHWNDQQGLDPYRKLAQYDRVSRVDRMIRDVGRYIPAMLDARYVESLFEIKTVLVKNESDDGRPILFEKHAELPGCYSVLGGKIDNVYDVLEKLDSEEFPMSQLGNSQEQ; encoded by the coding sequence ATGCAGAACCGGCATCCCGATCAGGATGTGGTGGTGATCGGCGGCGGGTTTTACGGTGCTGTCATCGCTGTTTACCTGGCCAGGCAACGTGGCCTCAAGCGTGTAGTGCTCGTGGAGCGGGAACCGCAGCTAATGACGCGCGCCTCCTACAATAATCAGGCGCGGGTGCATAACGGTTTTCACTACCCGCGTAGCTTTACCACGGCCTATCGCAGCCGGGTCAATTTGCCCCGTTTTGTCCGCGACTGGCCAGAGGCGGTCAAGACTGACCTCACCAAGCTCTACGCCATCGCCCGCCGCAACTCGAAATGCACGGCTCGGCAGTTCGAGCGGTTTTGCCGGAACATCGGTGCCGAGATCCAGGTAGCGGACCCAGGCTTGCGTGCACTGTTTGACCCCCGTCTGATCGAAGAAGTGTTTCTGGTTGAGGAGCACGCGTTCGACAGCACGAAACTGGCCGCCTGGGCTGAGCGTGAACTCAGCGAGAGCGGGGTGCAGATTCGTTATCAGACCCGAGTGACGGCGATTTCGAGATCCGCTGACGCAGCGCTGAACGTCACGGTTCAGAGACGCGACGGTATCCTGGAGCAGTTGTCCAGCCGGTATGTATTCAACTGCAGTTACAGCGGCCTCAATCAGCTGACGGGAGATTTCCCCGGCGTCAGCACCGGTCTGAAGCAGGAGATCACCGAGATGGCACTGATGCAGATGCCTCCGGCTCTGGACGACTTGGGGGTAACAGTGATGGATGGGCCATTTTTTTCGATGATGCCATTCCCGGCTCGCGGTCTGCATACATTGTCCCATGTCCGCTATACCCCGCATTTGCACTGGAATGACCAGCAGGGTCTCGATCCCTACCGAAAACTGGCGCAATACGACCGTGTCAGCCGTGTGGATCGGATGATTCGCGACGTCGGTCGCTACATCCCCGCGATGCTCGATGCGCGCTATGTGGAGTCGCTGTTCGAAATCAAAACCGTGCTGGTGAAGAATGAGAGTGACGATGGTCGGCCCATTCTGTTTGAGAAACATGCCGAGCTGCCGGGTTGTTATTCGGTGTTGGGCGGAAAAATCGACAATGTTTACGATGTTCTGGAAAAGCTCGATTCGGAAGAATTTCCAATGAGTCAGCTGGGGAACAGCCAGGAGCAATAA
- a CDS encoding protein-L-isoaspartate(D-aspartate) O-methyltransferase, giving the protein MTSQRTRERLIQRLYEEGISNAKVLEVIRRTPRHLFVDEALAHRAYEDTALPIGHNQTISQPYMVARMSELLLEAGPLDKVMEIGTGSGYQTAVLSQLVERVFSVERIKVLQDRAKERLVELNLRNVVFRWGDGWEGWPALAPYNGIIVTAVATDVPQALLDQLAPGGRLVIPVGSGEVQQLMLIIREEQGFSRRVLGAVRFVPLLNGPLA; this is encoded by the coding sequence ATGACCTCGCAACGGACCCGTGAACGTCTGATTCAGCGCCTCTATGAAGAGGGAATATCCAACGCCAAGGTGCTGGAAGTCATCCGCCGCACACCGCGTCATCTGTTCGTCGATGAGGCGCTGGCCCATCGCGCCTATGAAGATACGGCGCTGCCGATCGGGCATAACCAGACCATTTCCCAGCCTTATATGGTGGCGCGCATGAGCGAGCTGCTGCTGGAAGCCGGTCCGTTGGACAAGGTGATGGAAATCGGCACCGGGTCGGGTTACCAGACGGCAGTGCTGTCGCAATTGGTCGAGCGGGTTTTTTCCGTGGAGCGCATCAAGGTGCTGCAAGACCGGGCCAAGGAGCGCCTGGTGGAGCTGAACCTGCGCAACGTGGTATTTCGCTGGGGCGATGGTTGGGAAGGCTGGCCGGCACTGGCGCCATACAACGGCATCATCGTCACCGCCGTGGCCACAGACGTGCCTCAGGCATTGCTCGATCAGTTGGCACCGGGTGGGCGATTGGTGATTCCGGTCGGCTCCGGTGAAGTTCAACAATTGATGTTGATCATCCGTGAAGAACAGGGCTTTTCCAGGCGTGTTCTGGGGGCGGTGCGTTTTGTGCCATTGCTCAATGGGCCGTTGGCCTGA